The DNA sequence AGCCGCGAAATATCCCGCGCAAGCATGACGCCGACCTTATCGGCAAAGATCTCGTTGCCTTCATTGTCGACGACACCGCAGCGGTCGCCGTCGCCATCGAAGCCCAGACCGACATCGGCCCCTGTCTCCAGCACCTTGTCCCTGATTGCATGCAGCATCTGCATGTCCTCCGGGTTTGGATTGTAGCGCGGGAAGGTGTGATCGAGTTCGACATCGAGCGGGATTACCTCGCAGCCAATGCGCTGCAGGGCTTCCGGGGCAAAGGCGCCAGCAGTGCCGTTGCCGCAGGCGGCGACCACTTTCAGCTTTCGTGTGATGCGCTTGTCCCTTGTCACATCGTCGAGATAGGTGGCGCGAAAATTGTCGACGAAATCATAGGAGCCGCCGCCGGTAAGGTCGAAATCGGCGGCCAGCACGATCGTCTTCAGCGCGCTCATCTCCTCGGGGCCGAAGGTCAGCGCCCGCGCCGCTCCCATCTTGACGCCGGTCCAGCCATTCTCGTTGTGCGATGCGGTGACCATGGCCACCGACTGCGTCTCCAGCGCGAATTGCGCGAAATAGGCCATCGGTGACAGCGCCAGACCGATATCTTTCACCCGTGCGCCGGCCGCCATCAGCCCGGAAACCAACGCCAGCTTGATGCCGAGCGAATAGGATCTGAAATCATGCCCGGTGACGATGTCAGGCCCAGCGCCGAGCCGCCGGATCAGCGTGCCGAGCCCCATGCCAAGCGCCTGGACGCCGATCAGATTGAGTTCAGGCGGCACTGCCGAACCGGGATGGCCGAACCACCAGCGCGCATCATATTCACGAAAACCGGATGCCTTGATCAGCGCCGCGGTTTCGAATTCGAAGCTGTTTGGCCACGCTTCGCCGACGATTTTTAGGGGCAAGACGGCAGGGCTCCTAGCGGCAGAAATACGATCCATCAAGGCAGCGGCTTAGCACACAAGGCTTTAAGCCACGTTTATCCCGGATGGAAATTCGGGCCTTCCGGCAACGCCCGCAGAAAGCGGACGAAATGCGACAGAAGGGCTGCCATTGCCGCTTGCAGGAACGATGTGTGGCGGCTATAAGCCCGCGATCTGGTCACGGAGTGTAGCGCAGCCTGGTAGCGCACCTCGTTCGGGACGAGGGGGTCGCAGGTTCAAATCCTGCCACTCCGACCAGAAAAAACAATGTGTTAGCGCATCCCGACTTTGGCGCTCCACCCGAGTAGAGCCTTGTCCAAGATGATGCCTGTTCCTAGGGAACGGACACGAGATTCGTTCCTCTTTGGGGGCATGGGCCACGAAGTCCCTGCCCCCATATGCAGGCGTTTAACGCAGGCCGAAAAAGCTCAATACCGCTATGACGACGACCACCGCTCCCACAAGCCAAATGATGTTGTTCATAATCTCACTCCTGTTGCCTGGTGAAGCCCGCGCCTCTGGCGGAGGACGCGGGCCGATCAGCCTTTGCCTGCTGATCTTCAGCGAACACCAAACCGTGATGTCCGCTGCGGGAAGAACTGTTAGGCCGGCCTAATGTTCCGTCGCCTGACGGGGATCTGGCGACAGGTGGGCGAACTGTCTTAACATTTGCGGCAGAGCGTTCCTCCCTGGCAGTGACGGAACGCGGGTGATGTTTGCCGCCGCCTGCGCAGGTGGCCGGAAGCAAGCCCCCTCTTTGCCAATCGTGGCGACGCGATAGCCAGCCCTTCGCTTGCGTCCGGCTGCCCCCCGGGAACCGGAACCAAAGGGATCAGCAGCAGTTGTATCCAACGAAGGGCTAATCAAAGCAGTTGGAGAACTTGCAATGAAAACAATGATCATGTGCGCTTTGGCACTTTCGATGGGGTTGCCCGCTTTGGCTTCGGCAGCCGAGGCCGACGTCGTCATCAGGACCCACCATCGGCACCACCACAACGTCAGGATCATCAATGAGGAAGGCCAGCGCCTGCATCACCGACACCACGGGACGGTGGCGTTCTATGATCATGGCCGCCGGCATCACGACCGGAATACAGTCGTCGTCACCAGCTCCATTTCCACCCATCACCGTCACCATCATCCGGTGGTGATGGAAAACGGCGGTTACTGATGCCCGACTGGGGGCCGGGCTCTCGCGAGCCCGGCCCCCAGGTGACTTTGCCCAGCACGCTCGCGCGCGTTTCATGCGAATAGCTTCGAGTTCTCGCCCGCGGCTGAAATGCAGCCATGCGAAGCGATCGTTTCAACTTCGAATCTCCCATACCGCTCGGAAGCAAGTCGCGGGAATTCTGCTCGGTGACCAGGTCATTTGAGCTGGCCTGGCCAAGACTTCAGGGTTCGCCAGATCCATGCTCGCTCACGAAGCTATCGGCCTGGGAAAGAACTGGGCTGCGCCAATGTGCCAAGAGACTAGCTGAGGACTATTCCAGCCACCATGAAGGTGATGGCAACCGCGAAAATCGGTGCGAGCAACCAGCGCGCCTGACCAACACTCTTCTCCATCAAATTCCTCCCGTATTTGCAGCAGACAACGGTGACGAAGAGCGACTGTTCCGGCCGGCCCGCTTGGCAAGACCAATGCGTTCCAGGCCCAGACTTAGGTCCGACCTCCGCCCGACCGAAGCCCTGCCCTGGGAACGTTTCCGCTCGGCCCAAGTTCGAGATCGGGCGCGGGAAAACCAAGCGAAGCGGGAACGGATGAGCACCACCATGTCGAACCATGAGACTGTAACATCCCATGTGTTGGGGATGCGCATAGATAGCCTCAAAACCAGAATGCAACACGCTCAGATCACCGAGGGTGAAATGAAGACCTTCCAAAAGGTAGCGGCCGTGATTGAAGGCGGGCGAGGCCGCATCGACGGCGACGATCTGATCGCCGCATCCTTCGTTACCGACACGCTGACGGACGCGATGTCCGAGTAACCATGCCAACAATCAGTAAGCTTTTCGAATCCCATGCCGAAGCGGCGCGGATTGCCGGCGACCTGTTGGCGGCCGGGGTTCCGCGCGTACAGGTCGCCATTATCGGGCCCTATCGTGACGAAATCGATGTCCTGAGGTCTCCGGGTGTCATGCTGGGCGCTGCCGCCGGGCTGTTGGCGTGTCTCGGCGCCGTTGCTGTTTACGACATCAACCTTTTCCCGACCGGCCTATCGGCAATAGCCTTGGCCAGCGTGTTCTGCGGCGGCCTTGGCGGATTGCTCGAAGCCATTGTAGCGGCCGCCAGAAGACCCGAGCGGCCAAGTATTGGCGGGGGGATTGTGCTGGTGACGGCGCATGTCGACGACAATGCGACCGACATTGCCCAGATGATGCTCGGCGGTTGTGACTTCATGACCGAATTGGCCGCCCAAGCAGCGTAAAAATTCCGACAGCGATAATTGGCCGATAGCCAGTGCAGAACGCGAGCACTGGCCGGCCGGTGAAACTTTGACGAATTGGCTATCAGCGCTAGGTTGATCGATGAAGATCGGGGAGGCGGCAAAAACGGCCGGGCCGGACGCGCGCATGAGTTTGATTTCAAGGACAAGGTCGGCACCCGCTCTTCTGGCTGCGGCCTTCATGGCTGCCGGATGCTCATCGATCGGCAGGACGGCCAATCCGGCCAAATACGAGAGCATGAGCTGTAGCGACCTCAACAGTGCGCTGGGAAGCAGCGCGCGCGACATCTCGCAGACGGCGATCACCCGCGGCAAGGTCGTCAACACCAGCGTGCCGCGCTGGCTGCTGGGCGGATCGCGCGTCAAGACCGCAGTCGCCAACCGCGAAACGGCCAGGATCGACCGGCTGAAGCGACAGCAGGATGCCATTGTCGCTGTGCGCGCACGCAAGTGCGCGAGCTGAGCGACAGACGACGCCACGACAATTGCCCCTGCCGGCGCCTTACGCGCTCAGTCGAAACCGTGTGACGTCGATCGCGGCGTTCATCAGCGTCTGCGTATAAGGCGCCCGTGGATTGCTGAAGATCTCTTCCGTCGGCCCCTCTTCGACGATCTTGCCTTGCTTCATGACGATGATGTAGTCGGCCATTGCGCGCACGACCGACAGATCGTGGCTGATGAAGAGGTAGGACAGTTCGTGGTCGGCCTGCAGCTTGCGCAGCAGTTCGACGATCTGTTTCTGCACCGAGCGGTCAAGCGCCGATGTCGGCTCGTCCAGCACGACCATCTTCGGTTTCAGAATCATGGCGCGGGCAATGGCGATGCGCTGCCGTTGTCCGCCGGAAAATTCGTGCGGGTAGCGGTTGCGGGCATTGGGGTCGAGGCCGACCTCGCGCAGGGCCTCGACCGCGCGCTGGTCGCGCTGCTTTCCTGAAAGGTTGGGCTCATGCACCAGCAGCCCTTCGGTGACGACCTGACCGACGGTCATGCGCGGCGACAGCGAGCCGAACGGATCCTGGAAGACAAGTTGCATCTGGCGCCGCAGCGGCCGCATCTGCTGCCGGTCGGCAGTGGAGATATCGCGATCGCCGAACCGAATGAGCCCATCGCTCGGCAGCAACCGCAGCAAGGCGCGGCCGAGCGTCGACTTGCCCGAGCCGGATTCGCCGACAATGCCGATGGTCTGGTTGCGCTGCAGCCGGATCGAGATGTGATCGACGGCCCGCAGCATCAGCGGTTCGCCGGCCAGAAACCCACCGCCGATCCTGAATGTGACTTCGACATTCCTACCTTCGAGCACCACCGGCGCATCGCCTGGCGGCGGCGCCTTGGTTCCCGTCGGCTCGGCCGCCAGCAGCGTTTTGGTGTAGGCGTGCCGCGGATTGGCAAAAATGGCTTCCGCCTCGCCTTCCTCGACCACCTCGCCCTGGCGCATGACATAGACACGGTCGGCAAAGCGCCGGACAATACCGAGGTCATGGGTGATGAAGACGATCGCCATGCCGAGCTTGCGCTGCAGTTCGGCCAAAAGCATCAGGATCTGCGCCTGGATGGTGACGTCAAGCGCCGTCGTCGGCTCGTCGGCGATCAGGATGTCGGGGTCATTGGCGAGCGCCATCGCGATCATCACGCGCTGGCGTTGGCCGCCGGACATTTCGTGCGGATAGGATTTCATCCGTCGCTCCGGATCGGGAATATGCACGAGCCGCAGCAGCTTGAGCGCCTCTTCATGCGCTGCGGCGGCGCTCAGGCCCCGATGGCGGCGGATCGGCTCGATCAGCTGGTTGCCGATCGAATAGAGCGGATCGAGCGAAGTCATCGGTTCCTGGAAGATCATGCTGATCTTGCGGCCGCGGACCTTGTTCAGCTCGGACTTGCTCAGGGTCAGCAGGTTGCGGCCGCGATAGTCGACATGGCCTGACGCTTCGCCATTGGAGGCCAGCAGGCTCATCGCCGCCATCATCGTCTGGCTCTTGCCGGAACCGGACTCGCCGACCACGGCAACCGTTTCGCCCGCGTTGACGTGGATGTTGATTCCCTTGACCGCTTCGACCGTACCGTCGAGCGTGCGGAAGCGGACGCGAAGGTCCTTGACGCTGAGGATCGTTTCGGAAGCAGCCATTTCAGCGGTCCCCATCTTTATCGATCCCGTGGGTCGAGCGCGTCGCGCAGGCCGTCGCCGACGAAATTCAAGGCGAACAGCGTCGAGACCAGAAAGAAGGCGGGAAACAGGAGCAGCCAGTTGGCGGTGCCGATGTTCTTGGCGCCGACCGAGATCAGCACGCCCCAGCTGGTCATCGGCTCCTGGATGCCAAGCCCGAGGAACGACAGGAAGCTCTCCAGGATGATGACCTGCGGCACCAGCAGTGTCATGTAGATCACCACCGGGCCAAGCAGGTTCGGGATGACATGGCGGATCAGGATGCCACGCTGGCCAATGCCCATGGCTTCCGCCGCCTGGACATATTCCTGCCGGCGAATCGACAGCGCCTGGCCGCGCACGATGCGCGCCATGTCGAGCCACAGCACGGCACCGACCGCCAGGAACATCAGCACGAAGTTGCGGCCGAAGAACACCACCAGCATGATGACGAAGAAGATGAACGGCAAGGAATAGAGCACGTCGACGATGCGCATCATCACTTCATCGACCTTGCCGCCGGAAAAGCCGGCGGCGGCGCCGTAGATCACGCCGATCACCACCGCCACGACACCGGCCAGCAGACCGATGGCCAGCGATATGCGCCCGGCCATCAGCGTGCGGGAGAGAAGATCGCGGCCGGTATTGTCGGTGCCGAACAGGAAATACTGCTGCTTGACCGATGCGCTCATCGTTACTTCGAGGCCGTCGGGCGACTTGTTTTCGATCTTGGTGTCATCGAAGGCATCGGAACGGTCGAGGTAGCGGATGTTGCGGTCGTCGATCGGCTTGGTCGACTTGACCGTGACGAAGACCTGGCTCCCCTCCTGGTGCCAGTCCTTGATGTCGACTCGCATGCGCTTGATCGCTTCGGTAAGTGCCGTCTCGATCATGTCGGGTTTCGGATAGGCTGAGAGGCTTGGCGGCATGCGCACATAGTCGGCGTAGATGGTCGTGTATTGATGCGGCACGAACCACGGGCCAAAGACGCTGATGATCCCAATCAGAACGAGGTAGTAGAGGCTGAACATGGCGGCGCGATTGGCCTTGAGGCGCGCCCAGGCATCGCCCCAAAGCGAGCGACCAACGATTGCGGGGGCCGTGGCTGCGATGTCAGTCATAGCGCACCCTCGGGTCGACGACCGCGTACATGACGTCGACGATCAGGTTGAAGACGATGGTAAAAATGGCGATCACCACCACCGTTCCCATCACCAGCGTATAATCGCGGTTGAGCGCGGCATCGACGAAATAGCGGCCGACGCCGGGAATGGAGAAGATCGTCTCGACGATGACCGAGCCGGTCAGCAGTGCCGCCGCCGCCGGGCCGGTGAAGGAGACGATCGGCAGGATGGCGCCGCGCAACGCGTGCTTGACCACCACCGACCAGTCGGAAAGGCCGAGCGCGCGCGCCGTTCGGATATGATGGGATCGCAGCGATTCGATCATCGAGCCGCGCATCAGGCGGGCAACGATGGCGATTTGCGGCAAGGCAAGTGTCAGCACCGGGCCGACCTTGTTGATGAAGGCGCCGTCACCCCAGCCGCCGATCGGCAGCAGCCTCCAGGTCAGCCCGAAGACAAGCTGGATCACCGGCGCGATGACGAAGGTCGGGATGGTGCTGCCGGCGGTCGCCAGGGCAATCACCGTATAGTCGCCAAGCTTGTTCTGGTTGAGCGCGGCGATGGTGCCGAGCACGCTGCCGAGCAGCAGCGCCAGGATCAGCGCCGAGGCTCCGAGCTGCACGGAAATGGGCAGGCCCTTGGCAAACAGTTCGGTGACGGTGAAATCCGGCATGTTGTAGCTCGGGCCGAAATTGCCGCGCAGCAGATTGCCGAGATAATGGACATATTGCAGCCAGAGCGGATCGTTGAGGCCGAACTGGGCTTCCAAGTTGGCCTTGATCTCTGGGCTCAGCCCCCGCTCCTGGTTGAATGGACCGCCTGGCGCGACGCGCATCAGGAAGAACGCCATCGTCACGATGACGAACAGCGTCGGGATGGCGGTCAAAAGCCGCCGGAATACGTATCGCAGCATCGGTGCCCCACTTGATCCAGAGCACGCCCTTCCACTCGGACGATTGCGCTCCAGCCTTCAAATCTTCACACCGGATTCTTCCGAAAATCGATTTCCGCTTCCCGGGCCGATGCGATGGCAAACCAGCACCGCCGCGCTCTTTAGAGCGCGGCGGCTTGGCCAGGGATCAATCCTTGCTGACGAAGCGCGACGGATGCACGTCCATCACATTGTCGACGAAGCCATGCAGCTTCGAGGAAACGATGTCGTGGTAGCTGTAGTAGAGAAGCGGGATCTGGCCGACGTCGTCGATGAGGATGCGCTCGGCCGCGGAGAGGTCCTTCATGCGCTCTTCGGGCTTGCCGCCCGCGGCCGCCGCCTTGTCCATTGCCGCTTCGTATTGCGGGCTGTTGTAGTTGGAATAGTTGTTGCCGCTGGCCTTGCGCGTGATACCGAGGAAGGTCTCTGGATCCTTATAGTCGGCAATCCAGGCGGCACGCGCCACGTCATAGTCGCCCTTCTGCTCGAGGAAGGAGTAGTGGGTCTTGGTGTCGGTGTTGAGCAGCGTGACGTCGACGCCAAGCGGCTTCAATTGTTCCTGGATCGCCACTGCCGTGTTCTTGTGGTTTTCCGAGGTGTTGTAGCGGATTTCCATCTTCAGCGGATGTTCGGGGGTGTAGCCAAGCTTCTCGAGGATCTTCTTGGCCGCGTCCTCGCGGTCGATCTGCGGCATGTCGGCGTATTTGGCCATTGCGGGCGTATAGCCCTCGATGCCAGGGGGCACCATCGAATAGCCGGGCAGCATCGAATTCTGCCAGACCTTCTCGGCGATGAAATCACGGTCGATCGCCATCGAGATGGCGTTACGCAGTTCGGGGTTGTTCCACGGCGCCTTGTCGGTCTTGATGGCATAATAGTAGGTGCCGAGATACGGCCCGACATGGATCTGGTCGCCGAACTTGGTCTTGAGGTCGGCGAGCTGTTCGGTCGGCAGATCGTCATAGCTGTCGAGTTCGCCGGCCTCGAAGCGCTTCATCGCCGACGAACGATCCTCGGTCGGAATGTAGTTGACCACGTCGAACTTGACGGTCGCGGCGTCCCAGAATTTGGGATTCTTGACCAGTTTCATGTGATCGTTGGGAACCCATTCGGCCAGCGTATAGGCGCCGTTCGAAACCAGATTGCCGGGCTTGATCCAGTCGGCGCCAAGCTTTTCAATCGAGGCCTTGCTGACCGGATAGGTCGCCTGATGGGTCAGCATCTCCAGGAAGTACGGCGTCGGCGCCTTCAGCGTCACCTCAAGGGTGCCGGCGTCGATCGCCTTGACACCCATGTCCTCGGGCTTGCCCTTCTTGGTGTTGACATCCTCCGCGCCCTTAACCGGATACAGCATCGAGGCGTATTCGGCGCCGGTCGCCGGATCTTCCAGCCTGTGGAAGGCATAGACGAAGTCCTCCGCCGTCACCGGGCTGCCGTCAGACCACATGCCGTCCTTGCGCAGCTTGAAGGTGTAGACGGTGCCGTCATCCGATACCGTCCAGCTTTCGGCCGCGCCCGGAATGAGGTTCGCCTTCTGGTCCTGCATGACCAATCCCTGGAACAGGTCACGCAGCACATTGGCTTCATAGACCGTCGAGGTCTTGTGCGGATCGACCGACTCCGATTCAGCGGCGGTGCCCCTGTTATAGACACTCTCCGCGAAAGCCGGCGTGTAGAATGCGCCGGCGGTTACGGCCATGGTGGTGGCGAATACCGTCGCCTTCAGCATGTTTTTCAGCATGAAGTTCTCCCTGTCGGCGCTGCCATCGGCGCGCCTTACGTGTTGACGCCCCGAAGCCGATGACTGGCTCCTTTGAGCGCGCCCCCGGTTCCCTCCGGCGGCTGGTGGCAGGAGACTAGACAGGAGGTAAGCTCTTTTCAACCGAGTACTGATTGACCCTAAGTCAATCCCCATTGTAGAGAAAGCAACGGCTAAATTAGAGATTCGTTTTCAATCGACCGCACCCTTTGGTTGCACCCAGAGTTTTCGCTTTCTGCATGCGAATTTGGGCATGCTGGTGCCATGGTTCACCACCCCATTTTCGAGGCTCGAAGGCGCCGGTTCCGATCAAACAATTCGGGAACTTCAGCGGTCGAGTTCGCTTTGCTGTCCCCGCTTTTCATCCTTCTTCTGCTCGGAATGGTTGCGTACGGCATCTATTTTGGCGCCGCCAATTCGATCCAGCAAATTGCAGCCGACGCTGCCCGAACAGCCATCGCTGGGGTGAACCAGACCGAGCGGCAGACGCTCGTGGCCAGCTATCTCACCAACAATGCCGGCGGCTACCCCTTCGTGGACGCCAGCAAACTGACCTACCAGGCCAACGACAGCATCGCCGACGGAAGCCAGTTCGTGGTGTCCATCTCCTACGATGCCCGCAACCTGCCGATCTGGAACCTGTTCCCCGGCATAGCCATGCCAGGGACGACCATCAAGCGTCAGTCAACGATCAGGGTCGGGGGTATCTGAATGCTGCGGCGGGCGGGCAAGGGTATCGACCGGCTTGCACGGTCGATGATGGGAGACAGGAAGGCGAACTTCGCCGTCATGACCGCATTGAGCGCGCCGGTCGCATTGGCATTGGCGGCTGTGGCCATTGACGAAGCCTCCATCTATACCGAGCGCCGGGAAGCCCAGGCGATGGTCGACCTGGCGGCGATTACCGCCGCCTCGAACATCAACAACGTCAACACCGCGGTCGTCACCACACTGACCGACAACGGCATGCCGGGCGTCGTCGTTCAAGCTTCGGGCCAGACCATTGCCCCGGCCACCGGCAAAACGGTGGTGACGGTCACGCAGGGCCGATATGCCTCATCGACCGCCAATGTCAGCCAGCGCTTCCAGGCGGGTGTGACGCCTTACAATGCCGTCCGCGTCACTTTGGCAAAGATTCCGAACCGCTATTTCGCAAGTTCGCTGATCCCCACTCCCGTCATCGGCACCCAGGCCACGGCCAGCATGACGCCGCTGGCGACGTTCTCGGTCGGATCGCGGTTGCTCAGCGTCAATGGCGGCATCCTCAACGCACTTTTGAGCGGACTTCTCGGCGGCAACATCTCGCTCAGCGTCATGGACTACAACGGGCTGATCTCGGCGGATGTGAGCGTGCTTTCCTTCATCAGTGCGCTCGCCACGCAACTGAACATCACGGCCGGTACCTATTCCGACGTTCTGGCATCGAAGGCGACGGTCGGCCAGATCGCTACCGCCATGGCCAATGTTCCCGGCCTCGGCAATACGGCCAAGGTCGCCCTGCAGACCATCGCCTCCAAATCGACCAGCACCGTCAAGATCCCGCTCAGCAGCCTTGTCGACCTTGGTTCGGTCGGCAGCCTGGGCCTCGGGCAACAGCCGTCCGGGCTTGGGGTAGACGCAAGCGCCATGGGCATGCTGACGGCGGCCGCCGTGCTCGCCAACGGTACCAACCAGGCCGCGATCGATCTCGGCGCCACCATTCCGGGGCTGCTCTCCACCAAACTCAGCATCGCCATCGGCGAGCCGATGCAGTCCTCGCCCTGGCTGGCGATCGATGGTATCGGCACTGTCGTGCGGACCGCACAGACGCGCATCAAAGTAGCCGCGACAGTCGGCGGCGCAGGCGGCAATGTCGGTGGGGGCATTACTCTGGTGTCGGTCAACCTGCCACTGCATGTGGAAGTCGCCTACGCCGAAGCCAAACTCACCGACATAAGCTGTCCTACGGGTCCCGACAGCATCAAGGTCACCCTTTCTGCCCGCCCCGGTGTTGTGGAAGCGCATTTGGCCGACAGCAGTAGCTCCGGCTTTGCCGATTTCACCAAACCGGAATCGTTCTCCGACACTGAAGTCGCAAAGGTCAGTCTTCTGATCAATCTACTTTCAGTGACGGGCTCAGCGGCATTTGAAATGGCCAACAACGCGCCGACCGCATTGACCTTCAACAAGGCCGACATCGACGCCAAAACGATAAAGACAGTCTCCACGCAAAACCTGACACAGTCTTTGACGACCTCCCTGATCACTGATCTGTCGCTGACGACCAATTTGCTGGGCTTGCCGCTGCTGAATCTGAATACCTTGCTTTCCACCGTGCGGCCGGCAGTGGTTGCGCTCTTGAACGGCGTGGCGGCGCCGGTCGACGAGTTGGTTTACAATTTGCTCGGAGCCCTTGGTGTGCGTGTCGGCCAGGCCGACGTGCGCGTCACCGGCGCGACCTGCGGCCGGGCGGTGCTCGTTCAGTAGGACCGCCTAGCCACAACCGAAGTGCCAATCAGTCGAGCCGACCGAGAAAGCAGCCGAGAGTTGGCAGCGAGAGGGTGTTTTCCTCGACAGAAGCGGTCCCGCCGAAGATAGCCGTGACGGGTCCGATATTACCCACCAACGGCAAGGTCGCCGGCTCCTCAGCGAAATTGAAGACACAGATCAACCTCTCCCCGCCACCTTCGCGGATGAAGGCGAGCACGTCGCCCTCGGTATCGAGAAAGCGGATCGAGCCGCCGACCAGCGCCGGATGCTGTTTGCGCAAGGCAAGCGCCGAGCGGTAGGCCGACAGCACCGATTGCTCGTCGCCGATCTGCATATCGACCGCGCGGGCGCGATGGCTTGCCGGCACAGGCAGCCAGGGTTTTGCAGTGGAGAAGCCCGCATTGTCGGCGTCGGCCTCCCAGACCATCGGCGTGCGGCAACCATCCCTGCCCTTCACGCCGGGCCAGAAGCGGATGCCGACCGGATCGCGCAGATCCTCGTAGGCAAGCTCCGCCTCTTCAAGGCCGAGTTCCTCGCCCTGATAGAGGCAGATCGAGCCGCGCAAGCAGGCGAGCAGCATGATTGAGAATTTGGCCACAAGATCGGGATCGCCACCAGGCCGCATCCAGCGGCTGACATGGCGCACCACGTCATGGTTGGAAAACGCCCAGCAAACCCAGCCGTCGGCCACCGCGCTTTCGAAGGCCTCGACGCAGCCACGCACATGCGCCGCCGAAAACTGCGAACCGAGCAGGTCGAAAGTGTAGCTCATCTGAAGCTTGTCGCCGCCGGAGGTGTAGGCGGCGAGCGTCTGCAGCGAGCGACCCTCGTCGCCGATTTCGCCGACGGCTGCGCGGTCGCCATATTCGTCGAGCAACGCACGGAAGCGCCGCAGGAACGCCAGGTTTTCGGGCTGCGTCTTGTCGAACAGATGCTCCTGATAGAGGTAGGTGTTGGTCTCCGTGTTGGTGCCGGCGACGCTCGAGGCCAAGGGCGGATTGCCGCGTAGCCAGCGGTCGTGGACATAGTAATTGACCGTGTCGAGCCGGAAGCCGTCGACACCGCGATCAAGCCAGAACCGCACCGTGTCAAGCAACGCATCCTGGACTTCCGGGTTGTGGAAATTGAGGTCTGGCTGCGAGGCGAGGAAATTATGCATGTAATATTGGCGGCGGGTCGCGTCCCATTCCCAGGACGGCCCCCCGAAGACCGACAGCCAGTTGTTGGGCGCGCCGCCGTCGGGCTTCGTATCGGCCCAGACGTACCAGTCGGCCTTGGCATTATCGCGGCTGGCCCGGCTTTCGATGAACCATTCATGCTTGTCGGATGAATGCGACAGCACCTGGTCGATGATGATCTTCAGGCCGAGCCGGTGGGCTTCGGCGACCAGCGCATCAAAATCGGCCAATGTGCCGAACATCGGGTCGACGTCGCGATAATCCGATACATCATAGCCCATGTCGGCCATCGGCGACTTGAAGAAGGGCGACAGCCAGACAGCGTCGACGCCGAGCGAGGCGATATAAGCGAGCCTTGACGTAATGCCGCCGAGAT is a window from the Mesorhizobium australicum WSM2073 genome containing:
- a CDS encoding phosphomannomutase/phosphoglucomutase, translated to MPLKIVGEAWPNSFEFETAALIKASGFREYDARWWFGHPGSAVPPELNLIGVQALGMGLGTLIRRLGAGPDIVTGHDFRSYSLGIKLALVSGLMAAGARVKDIGLALSPMAYFAQFALETQSVAMVTASHNENGWTGVKMGAARALTFGPEEMSALKTIVLAADFDLTGGGSYDFVDNFRATYLDDVTRDKRITRKLKVVAACGNGTAGAFAPEALQRIGCEVIPLDVELDHTFPRYNPNPEDMQMLHAIRDKVLETGADVGLGFDGDGDRCGVVDNEGNEIFADKVGVMLARDISRLHPGSTFVVDVKSTGLFNTDTVLRANGAVTDYWKTGHSYIKRRVAELGAVAGFEKSGHFFFNPPIGRGYDDGLVTAIAVCQMLDRNPASSMADLYGALPLTFGTPTMSPHCADDVKYGVVERVVSDFQAMKRDGSSFAGQKIVDLVTVNGVRVVAEDGTWGLVRASSNKPELVVVVESPVSSERRRQMFDAVDAVLRRSPEVGAYNQTF
- a CDS encoding ABC transporter ATP-binding protein, giving the protein MAASETILSVKDLRVRFRTLDGTVEAVKGINIHVNAGETVAVVGESGSGKSQTMMAAMSLLASNGEASGHVDYRGRNLLTLSKSELNKVRGRKISMIFQEPMTSLDPLYSIGNQLIEPIRRHRGLSAAAAHEEALKLLRLVHIPDPERRMKSYPHEMSGGQRQRVMIAMALANDPDILIADEPTTALDVTIQAQILMLLAELQRKLGMAIVFITHDLGIVRRFADRVYVMRQGEVVEEGEAEAIFANPRHAYTKTLLAAEPTGTKAPPPGDAPVVLEGRNVEVTFRIGGGFLAGEPLMLRAVDHISIRLQRNQTIGIVGESGSGKSTLGRALLRLLPSDGLIRFGDRDISTADRQQMRPLRRQMQLVFQDPFGSLSPRMTVGQVVTEGLLVHEPNLSGKQRDQRAVEALREVGLDPNARNRYPHEFSGGQRQRIAIARAMILKPKMVVLDEPTSALDRSVQKQIVELLRKLQADHELSYLFISHDLSVVRAMADYIIVMKQGKIVEEGPTEEIFSNPRAPYTQTLMNAAIDVTRFRLSA
- a CDS encoding ABC transporter permease, whose protein sequence is MTDIAATAPAIVGRSLWGDAWARLKANRAAMFSLYYLVLIGIISVFGPWFVPHQYTTIYADYVRMPPSLSAYPKPDMIETALTEAIKRMRVDIKDWHQEGSQVFVTVKSTKPIDDRNIRYLDRSDAFDDTKIENKSPDGLEVTMSASVKQQYFLFGTDNTGRDLLSRTLMAGRISLAIGLLAGVVAVVIGVIYGAAAGFSGGKVDEVMMRIVDVLYSLPFIFFVIMLVVFFGRNFVLMFLAVGAVLWLDMARIVRGQALSIRRQEYVQAAEAMGIGQRGILIRHVIPNLLGPVVIYMTLLVPQVIILESFLSFLGLGIQEPMTSWGVLISVGAKNIGTANWLLLFPAFFLVSTLFALNFVGDGLRDALDPRDR
- a CDS encoding ABC transporter permease subunit yields the protein MLRYVFRRLLTAIPTLFVIVTMAFFLMRVAPGGPFNQERGLSPEIKANLEAQFGLNDPLWLQYVHYLGNLLRGNFGPSYNMPDFTVTELFAKGLPISVQLGASALILALLLGSVLGTIAALNQNKLGDYTVIALATAGSTIPTFVIAPVIQLVFGLTWRLLPIGGWGDGAFINKVGPVLTLALPQIAIVARLMRGSMIESLRSHHIRTARALGLSDWSVVVKHALRGAILPIVSFTGPAAAALLTGSVIVETIFSIPGVGRYFVDAALNRDYTLVMGTVVVIAIFTIVFNLIVDVMYAVVDPRVRYD
- a CDS encoding TadE/TadG family type IV pilus assembly protein: MVHHPIFEARRRRFRSNNSGTSAVEFALLSPLFILLLLGMVAYGIYFGAANSIQQIAADAARTAIAGVNQTERQTLVASYLTNNAGGYPFVDASKLTYQANDSIADGSQFVVSISYDARNLPIWNLFPGIAMPGTTIKRQSTIRVGGI
- a CDS encoding TadG family pilus assembly protein, translated to MLRRAGKGIDRLARSMMGDRKANFAVMTALSAPVALALAAVAIDEASIYTERREAQAMVDLAAITAASNINNVNTAVVTTLTDNGMPGVVVQASGQTIAPATGKTVVTVTQGRYASSTANVSQRFQAGVTPYNAVRVTLAKIPNRYFASSLIPTPVIGTQATASMTPLATFSVGSRLLSVNGGILNALLSGLLGGNISLSVMDYNGLISADVSVLSFISALATQLNITAGTYSDVLASKATVGQIATAMANVPGLGNTAKVALQTIASKSTSTVKIPLSSLVDLGSVGSLGLGQQPSGLGVDASAMGMLTAAAVLANGTNQAAIDLGATIPGLLSTKLSIAIGEPMQSSPWLAIDGIGTVVRTAQTRIKVAATVGGAGGNVGGGITLVSVNLPLHVEVAYAEAKLTDISCPTGPDSIKVTLSARPGVVEAHLADSSSSGFADFTKPESFSDTEVAKVSLLINLLSVTGSAAFEMANNAPTALTFNKADIDAKTIKTVSTQNLTQSLTTSLITDLSLTTNLLGLPLLNLNTLLSTVRPAVVALLNGVAAPVDELVYNLLGALGVRVGQADVRVTGATCGRAVLVQ